The region CCGCCTGGATGATGCTGTAGATCACGTCCTGCTCGATCACGCCGCGCACCTTCTGCGCGCCAGGACCGTTCGCATAGATCGCGACATCCTCGCCGCCATGCGTTTCGCTGTATAGCGGCACGGTCGCCTGCTGGCGCGCCTTCACACCGGTTTCGGGAACCGCACGCTCGCCCGAAATCGCACCCGGACCGTTCGAGTAGCCGAGCGTCGTATAAGGCTTGCCGTCGCCTGCGAGCAGCGGCTCTTCCCCGCCTTCGCCGAACAGCGCCTCGGGCGAAACGACCAGCCCGAGGATGTCGTTGCCGCGCTTGGGATAGCCCGACATGGTGAAGACGTGGCTGTGGTCCGCCGTCACGAGGATCAGCGTCTCGTCAGGGTCGGTATTCTCGATTGCCCAGCGGATCGCATTGGCGAACTCGACCGCTTCTTCCAGCGCATAGCCCGCCTGCCCGGCATGGTGGCCGTGGTCGATCCGGCCGCTTTCGACCATCAGGTAGAACCCGTCGGGATCGTTCTCGAGGCGGCGGACCGCCTGCGCGGTCATTTCGGTGAGGGTCGGTTCGGTGCTGCTTTCCGCCCGGTCGACCATGTAGGTCATGTGGCTCTTGGAGAAGAGGCCGAGTACCGGCTTGTCGGTGCTTGCCGCTTCGAGCTCGGCTGCGGTCGTGACATAGGAGCCGCCGGTGCGCGCCACCCACTGCGCGGGCAGGTCGGCCGATGCTTCCTTGCGCATGCCGCCCTTCGCACTGTCGTAGAAAGCCTGCGTACCGCCGCCCAGCGCGACGTCGAAATCGCTCTCGACAAGCTGGCGGGCGATGTCGCGGCAGCCGAATGCGTCCTGGTCCTCGACGCCTTCGATATAGGCTTCCCAGTCGCGGTCGAC is a window of Erythrobacter sp. HKB08 DNA encoding:
- a CDS encoding alkaline phosphatase — translated: MTRRSQMPRFTRSLVLLAGAALTLGACTTTTINYNGNGDAAAAEAEKPKAKNVILFIGDGMGVSTVTAARIYAGQKLGQSGEEYVLPFENFENVALVKTYNTDAQVPDSAGTATAMNSGQKTRIGMLGIGPDAPRGDCVAGQQHHLPLMGEEAKKRGLALGIVSTARITHATPASVYARSVDRDWEAYIEGVEDQDAFGCRDIARQLVESDFDVALGGGTQAFYDSAKGGMRKEASADLPAQWVARTGGSYVTTAAELEAASTDKPVLGLFSKSHMTYMVDRAESSTEPTLTEMTAQAVRRLENDPDGFYLMVESGRIDHGHHAGQAGYALEEAVEFANAIRWAIENTDPDETLILVTADHSHVFTMSGYPKRGNDILGLVVSPEALFGEGGEEPLLAGDGKPYTTLGYSNGPGAISGERAVPETGVKARQQATVPLYSETHGGEDVAIYANGPGAQKVRGVIEQDVIYSIIQAAYGWIE